A region from the Aegilops tauschii subsp. strangulata cultivar AL8/78 chromosome 5, Aet v6.0, whole genome shotgun sequence genome encodes:
- the LOC109733644 gene encoding disease resistance protein RGA2-like produces the protein MKIDQVEKELATRRYLIVLDDLWEEDGNNLERLKEMLQHGRKGSSIIVTTRSRSVVQQLRTGFLANQRKICTVPESDIIDLGVLEPGDCWELIKQRAFGSDDDHSGLEEIGKQIAGKCGGLPLMANALGQVMSELRTVGAWEDIRDTKVDLGLREGHQEEALERLMVSYYYMKIEFKMCFTYLAAFPKGFVMHINHIIQQWNALGYISSRHDGQRCINYLLGMSFLRIPKSALQLPDEFGNLSKLSLLNMSSCSKLTKLPGNVSFPCLEHLNLSSCHELENLQIDFCHLQKLEFVDLSGCYKVSMLPGSFCQLNHLKYLDLSDCHNLEELPECFDHLFELEYLNLTSCAKLRQLPESLCKLFKLRYLHLSYCLRLSELPSSFGDLKLQILHVNGLLDMDDCPDSIGDMTSLTQFVVDSGPSNLLEKVKAIKKRLNLVGMVHHNVHEIESRGCSSIVDLVGLTCSELILAGLEKVWDPEDADRVKLRDKSDVRVLKLGWIPEWMSHISSGKSVLERLVPPRTLENFWLVGYRGKDFPDWMFHISSYLPFLSELTLDGLEACDCLPMFGALPNLRSLCLRNCPNIRKTGKEFYGEGGPCMQLRVLDLASMENLVEWLTTESSEENKEFLIPNLHLLVVKDCPNLKFLPYPPRSMNWFLSNSETALPEQGFGKLSSSVHPSRLALEELFIADCRNLTSLPESMKNLTGLTKLALVECKGLEILPEWLGQLTCLEELSMGGCPNLTCLPESIRSLSALKVLIIVRCPILIERCQGEGAHKIGHIPKVVLR, from the exons ATGAAGATAGACCAAGTTGAAAAGGAACTTGCTACCAGAAGATACTTGATTGTTCTGGATGATCTCTGGGAAGAAGATGGAAATAATCTTGAAAGGTTGAAGGAGATGTTACAACATGGCCGCAAGGGTAGCAGTATTATAGTAACTACCCGAAGCCGAAGTGTAGTGCAACAATTGCGCACTGGTTTTCTTGCAAATCAGAGGAAAATTTGCACGGTTCCTGAGTCCGACATAATCGATTTGGGTGTTTTAGAACCTGGTGATTGTTGGGAATTAATCAAGCAAAGGGCATTTGGATCTGATGATGACCACAGTGGCTTAGAAGAAATTGGAAAGCAAATTGCAGGCAAGTGTGGGGGTTTACCGCTCATGGCAAATGCTCTTGGGCAGGTAATGTCGGAGCTAAGGACCGTGGGTGCATGGGAAGATATAAGAGACACCAAGGTTGATTTGGGTTTGAGAGAAGGACATCAGGAAGAAGCATTAGAGAGGCTAATGGTGAGCTATTACTACATGAAGATAGAGTTCAAAATGTGTTTCACGTACTTGGCAGCCTTCCCCAAGGGCTTTGTCATGCACATCAATCATATAATCCAGCAATGGAATGCACTTGGGTACATCAGTTCAAGGCACGATGGTCAAAGGTGCATCAACTATCTTTTGGGCATGTCCTTTCTTCGGATTCCAAAATCTGCTTTG CAGCTCCCCGATGAATTCGGCAACCTGTCTAAGCTCTCGCTCTTAAACATGTCAAGTTGTTCCAAGCTAACCAAACTACCTGGCAATGTTAGCTTTCCGTGCTTAGAGCATCTGAACCTATCAAGTTGTCATGAACTTGAAAACCTACAAATTGATTTTTGCCATCTTCAGAAACTTGAGTTCGTGGACCTCTCTGGTTGCTACAAGGTTTCAATGCTGCCAGGATCATTTTGCCAACTTAATCATTTGAAATATCTAGACCTTTCAGACTGTCATAACCTCGAAGAACTCCCTGAATGTTTTGATCACCTCTTCGAGCTTGAATATTTAAACCTAACAAGTTGTGCTAAGCTCCGACAATTGCCTGAGTCGCTATGCAAGTTGTTTAAGCTTAGGTATCTTCATTTGTCATACTGTCTGAGGCTCAGCGAGCTCCCCTCCTCATTTGGTGACCTTAAGCTTCAAATATTGCACGTGAATGGCCTTCTAGATATGGATGACTGCCCTGATAGCattggtgacatgactagtctcaCCCAGTTTGTGGTCGACAGTGGACCTTCTAATTTGCTTGAAAAGGTTAAAGCCATTAAAAAGCGTCTAAATCTCGTGGGCATGGTACATCATAATGTACAtgagatagagagtagaggatgTAGCAGTATAGTGGATCTTGTGGGATTGACTTGTTCAGAGCTGATACTTGCAGGCCTTGAGAAAGTCTGGGATCCGGAAGATGCAGACAGGGTCAAACTGCGTGATAAATCAGATGTCCGAGTACTAAAACTTGGCTGGATCCCTGAGTGGATGTCTCATATATCAAGTGGTAAATCTGTGCTGGAAAGGCTCGTACCTCCTCGGACTCTTGAAAACTTTTGGTTGGTTGGGTATAGGGGCAAGGATTTCCCAGACTGGATGTTTCACATCTCGTCCTACCTCCCTTTTCTCAGCGAACTGACCCTTGATGGTTTGGAAGCATGTGATTGTCTTCCTATGTTTGGCGCACTCCCAAATTTAAGAAGTTTGTGTCTGAGGAACTGTCCCAACATTAGGAAAACTGGTAAGGAATTCTATGGAGAGGGCGGACCTTGTATGCAACTAAGAGTTCTGGACTTGGCGTCGATGGAGAATTTGGTGGAATGGTTGACAACAGAGTCAAGTGAAGAAAACAAAGAGTTTCTAATCCCTAATTTGCATCTTTTGGTTGTAAAGGACTGCCCAAATTTGAAGTTCCTACCATATCCCCCAAGAAGTATGAATTGGTTTTTGAGCAACAGTGAGACAGCTTTGCCAGAACAAGGATTTGGGAAGCTCTCGTCTTCCGTTCATCCTTCTAGGCTGGCTCTAGAAGAACTTTTCATTGCAGATTGCCGCAATCTGACATCTTTGCCTGAAAGTATGAAGAACCTCACAGGTCTTACAAAATTGGCGTTGGTGGAGTGCAAAGGCCTAGAGATATTACCGGAATGGTTGGGACAGTTGACTTGCCTAGAAGAACTTTCCATGGGAGGTTGCCCCAACCTGACATGTTTGCCTGAAAGCATACGGAGTCTCTCTGCTTTGAAAGTTCTCATAATTGTTAGATGTCCAATATTGATTGAGAGGTGCCAAGGGGAGGGTGCCCACAAGATTGGTCACATCCCCAAAGTCGTACTGCGCTGA